Below is a genomic region from Brassica oleracea var. oleracea cultivar TO1000 chromosome C9, BOL, whole genome shotgun sequence.
NNNNNNNNNNNNNNNNNNNNNNNNNNNNNNNNNNNNNNNNNNNNNNNNNNNNNNNNNNNNNNNNNNNNNNNNNNNNNNNNNNNNNNNNNNNNNNNNNNNNNNNNNNNNNNNNNNNNNNNNNNNNNNNNNNNNNNNNNNNNNNNNNNNNNNNNNNNNNNNNNNNNNNNNNNNNNNNNNNNNNNNNNNNNNNNNNNNNNNNNNNNNNNNNNNNNNNNNNNNNNNNNNNNNNNNNNNNNNNNNNNNNNNNNNNNNNNNNNNNNNNNNNNNNNNNNNNNNNNNNNNNNNNNNNNNNNNNNNNNNNNNNNNNNNNNNNNNNNNNNNNNNNNNNNNNNNNNNNNNNNNNNNNNNNNNNNNNNNNNNNNNNNNNNNNNNNNNNNNNNNNNNNNNNNNNNNNNNNNNNNNNNNNNNNNNNNNNNNNNNNNNNNNNNNNNNNNNNNNNNNNNNNNNNNNNNNNNNNNNNNNNNNNNNNNNNNNNNNNNNNNNNNNNNNNNNNNNNNNNNNNNNNNNNNNNNNNNNNNNNNNNNNNNNNNNNNNNNNNNNNNNNNNNNNNNNNNNNNNNNNNNNNNNNNNNNNNNNNNNNNNNNNNNNNNNNNNNNNNNNNNNNNNNNNNNNNNNNNNNNNNNNNNNNNNNNNNNNNNNNNNNNNNNNNNNNNNNNNNNNNNNNNNNNNNNNNNNNNNNNNNNNNNNNNNNNNNNNNNNNNNNNNNNNNNNNNNNNNNNNNNNNNNNNNNNNNNNNNNNNNNNNNNNNNNNNNNNNNNNNNNNNNNNNNNNNNNNNNNNNNNNNNNNNNNNNNNNNNNNNNNNNNNNNNNNNNNNNNNNNNNNNNNNNNNNNNNNNNNNNNNNNNNNNNNNNNNNNNNNNNNNNNNNNNNNNNNNNNNNNNNNNNNNNNNNNNNNNNNNNNNNNNNNNNNNNNNNNNNNNNNNNNNNNNNNNNNNNNNNNNNNNNNNNNNNNNNNNNNNNNNNNNNNNNNNNNNNNNNNNNNNNNNNNNNNNNNNNNNNNNNNNNNNNNNNNNNNNNNNNNNNNNNNNNNNNNNNNNNNNNNNNNNNNNNNNNNNNNNNNNNNNNNNNNNNNNNNNNNNNNNNNNNNNNNNNNNNNNNNNNNNNNNNNNNNNNNNNNNNNNNNNNNNNNNNNNNNNNNNNNNNNNNNNNNNNNNNNNNNNNNNNNNNNNNNNNNNNNNNNNNNNNNNNNNNNNNNNNNNNNNNNNNNNNNNNNNNNNNNNNNNNNNNNNNNNNNNNNNNNNNNNNNNNNNNNNNNNNNNNNNNNNNNNNNNNNNNNNNNNNNNNNNNNNNNNNNNNNNNNNNNNNNNNNNNNNNNNNNNNNNNNNNNNNNNNNNNNNNNNNNNNNNNNNNNNNNNNNNNNNNNNNNNNNNNNNNNNNNNNNNNNNNNNNNNNNNNNNNNNNNNNNNNNNNNNNNNNNNNNNNNNNNNNNNNNNNNNNNNNNNNNNNNNNNNNNNNNNNNNNNNNNNNNNNNNNNNNNNNNNNNNNNNNNNNNNNNNNNNNNNNNNNNNNNNNNNNNNNNNNNNNNNNNNNNNNNNNNNNNNNNNNNNNNNNNNNNNNNNNNNNNNNNNNNNNNNNNNNNNNNNNNNNNNNNNNNNNNNNNNNNNNNNNNNNNNNNNNNNNNNNNNNNNNNNNNNNNNNNNNNNNNNNNNNNNNNNNNNNNNNNNNNNNNNNNNNNNNNNNNNNNNNNNNNNNNNNNNNNNNNNNNNNNNNNNNNNNNNNNNNNNNNNNNNNNNNNNNNNNNNNNNNNNNNNNNNNNNNNNNNNNNNNNNNNNNNNNNNNNNNNNNNNNNNNNNNNNNNNNNNNNNNNNNNNNNNNNNNNNNNNNNNNNNNNNNNNNNNNNNNNNNNNNNNNNNNNNNNNNNNNNNNNNNNNNNNNNNNNNNNNNNNNNNNNNNNNNNNNNNNNNNNNNNNNNNNNNNNNNNNNNNNNNNNNNNNNNNNNNNNNNNNNNNNNNNNNNNNNNNNNNNNNNNNNNNNNNNNNNNNNNNNNNNNNNNNNNNNNNNNNNNNNNNNNNNNNNNNNNNNNNNNNNNNNNNNNNNNNNNNNNNNNNNNNNNNNNNNNNNNNNNNNNNNNNNNNNNNNNNNNNNNNNNNNNNNNNNNNNNNNNNNNNNNNNNNNNNNNNNNNNNNNNNNNNNNNNNNNNNNNNNNNNNNNNNNNNNNNATCACATATTTGCTTTGCGGATGATCTGATCTTGTTTGCAGAAGCTTCAGTATCACAGATCCGAGTGATACGAAAGGTGCTGGAGAGGTTTTGTGGAGCATCAGAACATAAAGTTAGCTTGGAGAAATCTCTAATTTTCTTCTCTGAAAATGTTCATCGAGATTTAGCTAATTTGATCAGTGATGAAAGCGGAATCAAAGGCACAAAGGAGTTGGGAAAGTATTTGGGCATGCCGGTTTTGCAGAAGAGAATTAATAAAGAGACTTTTGGGACAGTCATTGAGAGGGTTTCGTCTAAATTGGCTGGTTGGAAGAGGAGATTTTTGAGCTTAGCTGGAAGGATAACTCTCACTAAATCTGTTCTCTCATCAATTCCGGTTCACACGATGAGCTCGCTCGATAGCATTGCCGGTGTCGAATTTGATCCAACTGGATAAAATTGCTAGGTCTTTTATCTGGGAGAGTGGTGAAGGGATCAGAAAACAACATTTGGTGTCTTGGGAGAAAATTTGTAAACCAAAGAGAGAGGGGGGACTGGGCATAAGATCAGCAAAAGAAATGAACATTGCTCTCTTAGCTAAACTCGGCTGGAGATTGTTGAACACACAAGATGGATTATGGGTGCAAATCTTGCGTAAGAAGTTTCGTGTAGGTGAGATACATGAATCATCATGGTTGGTGCCTCAGGGGAGCTGGTCGCCGACGTGGAGGAGCTTGGTGTTGGGAATTCGAGCAGTTGTGATTCCAGGAGCTTCCTGGATACTAGGAGATGGTCGCCGAGTACGGTTTTGGAAAGATAATTGGTTGTTGCATGAACCTCTACATGGCTTGAGTATGGTGGATATTCCAGAAACATTGTTGGAGGCAAAAGCTTGTGACTTATGGCAGAATGGGATAGGTTGGTTACTACAACAAATTGAACCGTATATATCGACGCATAATCGGTTACGTTTAGCTTCGGTGGTGATCGATGATGTCACAGGGGCTAGGGATAGGATGTCGTGGGGAGGAAGTAAGAATGGTCTCTTCTCTGTGAAATCAGCGTATGCACTCTTGACAACAGACGAGACACTGAGACCAAATATGGAGGCTTTCTACAGTCGGGTTTGGCGGGCTATGGTACCAGAAAGAGTTAGAGTTTTTTTATGGTTGGTTGCGCACCAAGTTATCATGACGAACATGGAGAGGAAGCGGAGACACTTAAGTGATAATGGAATGTGCCAACTGTGCAAGAATGGAGACGAGATAATCCTTCATGTCCTTCGAGATTGCCCTGCTGCAATGGGACTATGGAGAAGACTTGTGAACCTAAGAAAACAACAACGGTTCTTTAATCAACCACTTTTAGAATGGCTGTATGAGAATCTCACAAACGATACGTCGGCTAATGGAGATCAATGGCCTACAATGTTTGCGTTGACTGTGTGGTGGTGTTGGAAATGGAGGTGTGGGTATGTCTTCGGTGAAACTGGGAAGTGTCGAGATAGGGTGCAATTTGTTAAAGATAAGACTCAGGAGGTGTTACTAGCAAATAAGAAACTGCGGCCCCGCTCGACCGTTGGTGCGCGTGTGGAGAGACAGATCGCATGGTGTAAGCCGGGTAATGGCTGGTGCAAATTGAATACTGATGGATCCTCTAAAGGAAATCCGGGACTAGCTACAGCAGGTGGGGCTATGCGTGATGAATATGGAGAGTGGAGAGAAGGCTTTGCGATCAATATTGGGATTTGCTCAGCCCCATTGGCGGAGTTATGGGGTGTTTATTACGGCCTCTGTATAGCATGGGATAAGGGGATCCGACGGCTAGAGGTGGAGGTTGATTCTGAGAGTGTGGTGGGTTTTCTTAAGACAGGGATTCATGATTCTCATCCCCTGTCATTCCTAGTACGTTTGTGTTATGGCTTCATATCAAGAGACTGGTTAGTCAAGATTTCGCATGTGTATAGAGAGGCTAATTGTCTAGCAGATGGATTAGCTAACTACGCTTTTTCTTTATCTTACGGTTTACATTATTTCGAGTTTGCTCCGGAGCATGTTGCTTCCATCTTGTCGGATGATATTCATGGGATTGCTAGAGCTAGACAGATTTTCTTGTAACGAAGTTTGGATTTGAATAAAAAGTAGGAGACTAGCCATCTACCAAAAAAAATAATTTTCTAATAATTGTTGATTGCATAATAAAAAGCAAAATGCAAATGCGTTACCAATTAATGTTCAAAGCTATCTATGCCAAGCCAATTTACCAACTTGTCATTTAACTTTTATAAAAGAGATAGACACTTACCAACAACCATACTAGATTCACATAAATAAGTAAAAGACAAAAAATGGGAGAAACTATACACTTCACGACGATAACGAATGACTTTGTTTTGGCAACCTAAGATTATAACATTCCAACAACACTAATCATCGTTTCATTAATCCAGCTACCAAGTCTCTCATAGTCTTACTTTCACACAAGAACCACAAAGATAAAAACAAAACAAGCACCAACCCTTTTTATCTAAAATATCCTCCTAAAAACACTAACGTGCTTCACAAGCAAGCCTTGTTCTGTATTTTTTTTTTAAGTGAACTGTCTTCTCATGTAAGTATCTTCGTGAACAAAGACAGGATCTTCAACTCTCTCCGGAACCTGCGCCTGTCCCATTGCTATTCCTTGGTTAGCCGGCGTCGTTGTTGCGGCAGCAACGTTTTGCTTAACAGAATTCAAACATAAGTAGTAGACAATCCCAAGGCCTATAGTGAAAAGCGAAAGGATAGAACCGATGAAGAAAACGCCTGGCTTCACAATGTAGCAGATGTAGTGGTCGGCAGTCTTTGTCTCCTGGATGTGTTCATCGTTGAGTGAAGCTCCAGTTAGCAGCACGAGGAAAGCTAGCACAAAAGTGAACCTAAAAAGCAACACGAAGAGCAATCATCAGTTGCAAGCAAGTTATAGAGAAGGAAGGCTTAAGAGAAATGATGAGAGTTACTACCAGGAAACAATGAAGGAGACTAAGGCGAGAATCCACTTGGATCTTGTAGGAGCAGGAGGACCTTTTCTACAACAGAAGCAACCGCTACCGACGCTAGCAATGATCTGAGCCATCATTAGAAAGATAGCTGAAGCGAAACCGAGATTGTAAGCTGGACTTCTGGTGTAAGAGCATCGTGTGTATCCATCCAATGTGGTAACCTTGACCCGTGATTTCTGTGTTGATTTAAAGAGGAAA
It encodes:
- the LOC106316037 gene encoding uncharacterized protein LOC106316037, coding for MEKRKVVMCGVLSLLGLLSAVTAFAAEATRIKKSRVKVTTLDGYTRCSYTRSPAYNLGFASAIFLMMAQIIASVGSGCFCCRKGPPAPTRSKWILALVSFIVSWFTFVLAFLVLLTGASLNDEHIQETKTADHYICYIVKPGVFFIGSILSLFTIGLGIVYYLCLNSVKQNVAAATTTPANQGIAMGQAQVPERVEDPVFVHEDTYMRRQFT